In Aquimarina sp. TRL1, a single window of DNA contains:
- a CDS encoding acyltransferase, which translates to MKHTPLHQSTNTLFWADHLRVFATISVILLHVSAPILYEFKKIPDNLWWVGNIYDGATRFCVPIFFMLTGALLFRKEYSLTTFLKKRCYRIIPPFLFWSCIYIAYDFPYHKLQWDFSSLILVFKTIFSNLLRGSEYHLWFVYVLIGIYLLIPILSKWIKNASKKEIQYFLVIWGITSLIDIPGVREYIRFVDLRNFSGFIGYTILGYYLSVYKISNKNIWYIFLAIGSAITIIGTYYLSEKNNSFTNYFYGYLTFDTILCATAIFILFKKAVITNPKYQKVIHSLSKKSYGIYLCHILILSLLSSFNIDWKICHPSISIPVVTILCFTISSLLIFFIGKIKNTTYITG; encoded by the coding sequence ATGAAACATACACCTCTTCATCAATCGACCAATACTCTTTTTTGGGCAGATCACCTAAGGGTTTTTGCTACAATCAGCGTCATCTTATTACATGTCTCTGCTCCTATTTTATACGAATTCAAAAAAATTCCAGATAACCTTTGGTGGGTTGGTAATATATACGATGGGGCTACCCGTTTTTGTGTTCCTATTTTTTTTATGCTTACGGGGGCGTTATTATTCCGAAAAGAATATTCTTTGACTACTTTTCTAAAAAAACGATGCTACAGAATCATTCCTCCTTTTCTTTTCTGGAGTTGTATCTACATAGCCTATGATTTTCCTTACCATAAATTGCAATGGGATTTTTCATCCCTTATATTAGTGTTCAAAACTATATTTAGCAACTTATTAAGAGGTAGTGAATATCATCTTTGGTTCGTTTACGTGTTAATTGGTATCTATTTATTAATCCCTATCCTAAGTAAATGGATAAAAAATGCATCAAAAAAAGAAATACAGTATTTTCTAGTCATCTGGGGAATCACAAGTCTTATTGACATTCCTGGAGTTCGTGAGTACATCCGCTTTGTTGACCTAAGAAATTTTAGTGGCTTTATTGGCTATACTATACTGGGATACTACTTATCCGTTTATAAAATCTCTAATAAAAACATCTGGTATATTTTTCTGGCAATAGGTAGTGCCATCACTATTATTGGTACTTATTACCTAAGTGAAAAAAATAACAGCTTTACTAATTATTTTTACGGGTATCTCACATTTGATACAATCTTATGCGCTACCGCTATTTTTATCCTCTTTAAAAAAGCTGTCATTACCAATCCGAAATACCAAAAAGTGATTCACAGTCTCAGCAAGAAAAGTTACGGAATATACTTATGTCACATCCTCATTCTTTCTCTATTAAGCTCATTCAATATTGATTGGAAAATATGTCACCCAAGCATTAGTATTCCTGTTGTAACAATTTTGTGTTTTACGATCTCTTCTCTTCTTATTTTTTTCATAGGAAAAATCAAAAACACCACTTATATTACCGGGTAA